ACCCAGTCACCTCGCATGAGGGACGCGAGCTCCCCGACCGGATCCGCGACGTCGCGATCTCCATGCGCCGAGCCCTGCTCGCCGTTCCAGACAGCGCCGAGATCGTGTCCTCCGCGTGGGCTTCGGGCCTGTCGGGTCGTGATGCGGTCGACCTCGTCGTCGGGGTGGCCCGCGACGGAGGTCTCGACACCCAGACGTCCGCCGGCGTCGCCACGGCCGTGTGCCAGTTGACGATCGGCCTCACGATCGAGGAGCAGACCCGCACCCAGATGGAGCGGCTCGGCGTCATCGAGCCGTCCGGTCGCGACTTCGACGCGGAGTTCGCCTCCGGACTCGCCGTCATCGTCGCCGGCGCCGTTGCCGGACGCCCGTGAACGGGCGTCCGGGTCGGTAACATCATCGCGTGGAGCCGATAGCGACGTACCGCGTCCAGTTGACGCCCGACTTCGCTTTCGCCGAGGTAGTCGGAATCCTCGATCACCTCGCTGACCTCGGCGTCAGCCACCTCTACCTGTCACCGATCCTCCAGGCGATGCCCGGCTCCACCCACGGCTACGACTGGTGCCCGCCGGCCCGCATCGACCCGGGGTTGGGCGGCCTCGACGGTTTCCGCCTGCTTCGCGCACACGCTCGAGCAGTCGGCATCGGCGTGATCCTCGACATCGTGCCGAATCACCTGGGGATCTCCGATGCACGCCACAACCCCTGGTGGTCCGATGTGCTGCGGAACGGCCCGGACTCGACGTACGCCCACTACTTCGATCTTGATCTCAACTTCGGCGACGGCGCCCTGTGCCTGCCGTGGTTGGACGCCGACGGCGACCTCACTGCACTGCGGCTCGACGACGACGGTCACCTGTCACTCCACGAGCGAGTCCTGGCGACCGCTGACGGGACTGTGGCACGCGGCGATGATCCCCTCGCGGTCCTCTCTCGGCAGCAGTATCGACTGGTTCCGTTCGACAGCATGCAGATCGGCTATCGGCGCTTCCTCGCCGTGAACGACCTCGCGGCGCTCCGGCAGGAGATCGTCGACGTGTTCGACGCCACCCACGGATGGCTGACCGACCTAGTGGCCGAGGACCTCTTCGACGGCGTCCGAGTCGATCATCTGGACGGATTGACCGACCCCGTCGGGTATTGCGCGCGCCTGCGCCGACTGATCGGCGACCGACTTCTCTACGTCGAGAAAGGGCTCTCGGTCGGTGAACGTCTGGATCCTGCGCTCGTCGTTGATGGAACCACCGGATACGACACGCTCCGCGTCATCGAAGGCGCCTACACCGCCGCATCGGGAACCATCGAATTGTCGGAGATCAGCCAGCGGATGACGGGGGTCAGCGGCGACGGCGACGACCTCACCCGCCGCGCGAAGAACCTCAAGCACGTCACTTTGATAGATCTGTTCTCCGACCGCGTCCGCCGTACCACCGAGCTCTTCGCGGCCGCCGCACCCGACGTGCCGGTCCACAACATCCAGCAAGCCGTGACGACCCTGATCTGCGATGCCAGGTTGGCTCGACCCGACTACCCGTCGCTCGTCGAGGACGTCGTCGCCTCGATCGACCGGATCGCCGACGCCAACCCGACGATGTCGGATGCGTTGGACGCACTGGCGTACGCGTTCACTCATCGCGATCACGCCCCGAGCGCGATCGCCCGTCTCGGCGAAGCGGTCGCCGCCGTCAATGCGAAGGCGATGGAGGACATCGGGTACCACCGGACCGGTCGACTCGTGTCGAACAACGAACTGGGCTGCTCGCCCCTCGTTCCATCGGTCAACCGCACCGAGTTCCACGGTCATCACGCCGACCGCGCCCGGGACTGGCCGCTGTCGATGAACGCGCTGTCTACACACGACACAAAACGCAGCGAAGATGTTCGCGCACGGATCGCCGTCATCGCGCAGACTCCACAACGCTGGTCCGTGCTTGTGATGACCCTCTGGCGGGTCGTCCCTCCACCGGACCAACGCACCGCGTACTTCCTCCTGCAGAACATCGTCGGCGTCTGGCCGCAGGGCGATGTGCCGGACATCGCGCTACGGGATCGGCTCGCTCGGTACGCACGCAAAGCGATGCGCGAAGCCGGTCTCATCTCGTCGTGGACAGCCGTCGACGACGACGCCGAACGCATGATGCTCGCATGGCTCGACTCCCTTTACACGGGTCCCGCCACCACACTGATCAGCAACTTCGTCGATGTCATCGCGGACGCCGGCCGTGACGAGGCGATCGCCCGCAAGGTCCTCTCGCTACTACTGCCGGGAGTCGGTGACATCTACCAGGGCAGCCAGTGGTGGGACGACTCGCTCACTGATCCGGACAACCGCAGACCGGTGGACTACACGCAGTCACTCGATCACCCGAAGACCCGCGCGATCATCACCGCCCTCGCCGTACGCCGCCGCACTCCGGAGGCGTTCGGGCGCGGCAGCGGCTACACCGACATCATGTCGAAGGGCACCAACTCGACACACGTCGTCGGGTTCTCGCGCGACGTCGACGGTGAAGCCCGAGTGGTTGTGTTGGCCGTGCGTCTGGCGCACACCTTCCGCACCGTCGAGGCACGCGACGAGGCCCTGGTGCCGCTCCCTCCCGGACTCTGGCGTGACGCCGAGACGGGAGATGATCACTCCGAGAAGGTCACTGCCGCGACCATTCTCGGCTCACGTCCTTTCGCGATCCTCGAGCTTCTCTAGGCCGTCAGCCGCCCGGCTGCGGAGCAGGTGCGGGTGCCGTGGGAGCTCCCGGGGTGCTCGCTCCGTTCGGAACACCCGGGACCACGGCGAAATCGGAGACGAGCCAGTCCCCGTCGACCTTGTCGACGGTCAGCTGAACCAACGCCAGGTTGGTGCCGCCGGTCGGCGCGGTGGCGCTGGTGCCCTTCAACTCCACGGCGATCACCACAACCGCCCGATCCTTGCTG
This genomic window from Gordonia sp. PDNC005 contains:
- a CDS encoding TetR family transcriptional regulator, with product MSNTRADVLAAARAILAEHSLADLTMRRLATDLGVRPNALYWHFPNKQSMLAALADDILAPVMSHPVTSHEGRELPDRIRDVAISMRRALLAVPDSAEIVSSAWASGLSGRDAVDLVVGVARDGGLDTQTSAGVATAVCQLTIGLTIEEQTRTQMERLGVIEPSGRDFDAEFASGLAVIVAGAVAGRP
- the treY gene encoding malto-oligosyltrehalose synthase — translated: MEPIATYRVQLTPDFAFAEVVGILDHLADLGVSHLYLSPILQAMPGSTHGYDWCPPARIDPGLGGLDGFRLLRAHARAVGIGVILDIVPNHLGISDARHNPWWSDVLRNGPDSTYAHYFDLDLNFGDGALCLPWLDADGDLTALRLDDDGHLSLHERVLATADGTVARGDDPLAVLSRQQYRLVPFDSMQIGYRRFLAVNDLAALRQEIVDVFDATHGWLTDLVAEDLFDGVRVDHLDGLTDPVGYCARLRRLIGDRLLYVEKGLSVGERLDPALVVDGTTGYDTLRVIEGAYTAASGTIELSEISQRMTGVSGDGDDLTRRAKNLKHVTLIDLFSDRVRRTTELFAAAAPDVPVHNIQQAVTTLICDARLARPDYPSLVEDVVASIDRIADANPTMSDALDALAYAFTHRDHAPSAIARLGEAVAAVNAKAMEDIGYHRTGRLVSNNELGCSPLVPSVNRTEFHGHHADRARDWPLSMNALSTHDTKRSEDVRARIAVIAQTPQRWSVLVMTLWRVVPPPDQRTAYFLLQNIVGVWPQGDVPDIALRDRLARYARKAMREAGLISSWTAVDDDAERMMLAWLDSLYTGPATTLISNFVDVIADAGRDEAIARKVLSLLLPGVGDIYQGSQWWDDSLTDPDNRRPVDYTQSLDHPKTRAIITALAVRRRTPEAFGRGSGYTDIMSKGTNSTHVVGFSRDVDGEARVVVLAVRLAHTFRTVEARDEALVPLPPGLWRDAETGDDHSEKVTAATILGSRPFAILELL